A region from the Mycolicibacterium phlei genome encodes:
- a CDS encoding PQQ-binding-like beta-propeller repeat protein — MFRRLTALLATALITACLAGCQSTDHWVEAKPSDGWAAQYRDASNSSYTPRAGATDLRFEWNRSVKGELGAGVALGSGNYLAVNAQTPAGCSLMVWESDNLGRQRWCTRLVQGGGFASPLFDGFDNVYIGQPGAILSFPPTQWIRWRQPVIGMPLTPRILDPGQLLVVTHLGQVLVYDAHRGVVVGTALDLVAGVDPKDPQRGLEDCQPARPQCPVAAAPAFSPASSLVVLGLWEPGAEQPVLLGLRYRPGQTPIMAREWRSDAVGGGPIASPVLSADGTTVYVNGRDERLWALDAADGTAKWSVPLDYLAQTPPSVSPDGLIVAGGGPGARLTGIRDHGDRGEVLWTRDDVESLTTSSQAGADVAYTVMRDGDGQTLLVFSPGDGSTLNSYPLQRASGWPVGVSVGADGRVVAATSTGVVYGFAPA, encoded by the coding sequence GTGTTCCGGCGACTGACCGCGCTGCTGGCGACGGCGCTGATCACAGCGTGTCTGGCCGGCTGCCAGAGCACCGATCACTGGGTCGAGGCCAAACCCTCCGACGGCTGGGCCGCCCAGTACCGCGACGCGAGCAACAGCAGCTACACACCCCGCGCCGGAGCCACCGACCTGCGCTTCGAGTGGAACCGCTCGGTCAAGGGTGAGCTGGGCGCCGGCGTCGCGCTGGGCAGCGGCAACTACCTGGCCGTCAACGCACAGACCCCGGCGGGCTGCTCCTTGATGGTGTGGGAGTCAGACAACCTGGGCCGTCAGCGCTGGTGCACCCGTCTGGTCCAGGGCGGCGGGTTCGCCAGCCCGCTGTTCGACGGCTTCGACAACGTCTACATCGGCCAGCCCGGCGCCATCCTGTCGTTCCCGCCGACGCAGTGGATCCGCTGGCGCCAGCCCGTGATCGGCATGCCGCTGACCCCGCGCATCCTGGACCCGGGTCAGCTGCTGGTGGTCACCCACCTGGGCCAGGTGCTGGTGTACGACGCGCACCGCGGCGTCGTCGTCGGCACCGCGCTGGACCTGGTCGCCGGCGTGGACCCGAAGGATCCCCAGCGCGGCCTCGAGGACTGCCAGCCCGCCCGGCCGCAGTGCCCGGTCGCGGCGGCACCCGCGTTCTCCCCGGCGTCCAGCCTCGTGGTGCTGGGCCTCTGGGAGCCCGGCGCCGAACAGCCCGTCCTTCTCGGCCTGCGCTACCGCCCCGGCCAGACCCCGATCATGGCGCGGGAGTGGCGCAGCGACGCCGTCGGCGGCGGCCCGATCGCCAGCCCGGTGCTGTCGGCCGACGGCACCACGGTCTACGTCAACGGCCGCGACGAGCGGCTGTGGGCGCTCGACGCCGCCGACGGAACCGCGAAATGGTCGGTGCCGCTGGATTATCTGGCGCAGACGCCGCCGTCGGTCTCGCCGGACGGGCTGATCGTCGCGGGCGGCGGTCCGGGCGCCAGACTGACCGGCATCCGGGACCACGGTGACCGCGGCGAGGTGCTGTGGACCCGCGACGACGTCGAGTCGCTGACCACCTCCAGCCAGGCCGGCGCCGACGTCGCCTACACCGTCATGCGCGACGGCGACGGCCAGACCCTGCTGGTGTTCTCCCCCGGCGACGGCAGCACCCTGAACTCCTACCCGCTGCAGCGGGCCTCCGGGTGGCCGGTCGGGGTGTCGGTCGGCGCCGACGGTCGGGTGGTCGCCGCCACCAGCACCGGCGTCGTCTACGGGTTCGCGCCCGCTTGA
- a CDS encoding glycosyltransferase family 4 protein: MKVLMVSWEYPPVVVGGLGRHVHHLATALAEAGHEIVVLSRRPTGTDPSTHPTSVEVVEGVKVVAAAQDPHEFEFGTDMMAWTLAMGHSMIRAGLAIKTAEGEPWQPDVVHAHDWLVAHPSIALAEFFDVPLVSTIHATEAGRHSGWVSGRISRQVHAVESWLVHESDSLITCSTSMSEEITELFGPGLVEIRVIRNGIDCARWPFAQRQPRSGPAQLLYLGRLEYEKGIQDAIAALPRIRRTHPGTTLTIAGEGTQLEWLKEQARKHKVFKATKFVGHLDHEQLVQLLHTADVAVLPSHYEPFGIVALEAAATGIPLVTSNVGGLGEAVIDGETGVSYPPRDVAALAAAVRSVLDDPDAAQRRAVAARERLGSDFEWHSIADETAQVYLASKRREREPHRRRPIVEHALPGR; the protein is encoded by the coding sequence ATGAAGGTTCTGATGGTTTCGTGGGAGTACCCGCCGGTGGTGGTGGGCGGTCTGGGCCGCCACGTGCATCACCTGGCGACCGCGCTCGCCGAGGCCGGCCACGAGATCGTGGTGCTCAGCCGTCGGCCCACCGGAACCGACCCGTCCACCCACCCGACGAGCGTTGAGGTGGTCGAGGGCGTCAAAGTGGTTGCCGCGGCGCAGGATCCGCACGAGTTCGAGTTCGGCACCGACATGATGGCCTGGACGCTGGCGATGGGGCACTCGATGATCCGGGCCGGGCTGGCGATCAAGACCGCCGAGGGCGAACCGTGGCAGCCCGACGTGGTGCACGCGCACGACTGGCTGGTCGCGCACCCGTCGATCGCGCTGGCCGAATTCTTCGATGTGCCACTGGTTTCCACGATCCACGCCACCGAGGCCGGCCGGCACTCCGGGTGGGTGTCGGGCCGGATCAGCCGCCAGGTGCACGCCGTGGAGTCGTGGCTGGTGCACGAATCCGACTCGCTGATCACATGTTCGACGTCGATGAGCGAGGAGATCACCGAGCTGTTCGGCCCGGGCCTGGTCGAGATCCGGGTGATCCGCAACGGGATCGACTGTGCGCGCTGGCCGTTCGCGCAGCGTCAGCCGAGAAGCGGTCCGGCGCAGCTGCTCTACCTGGGCCGGCTGGAGTACGAGAAGGGCATCCAGGACGCCATCGCCGCGCTGCCGCGGATCCGTCGCACCCATCCGGGTACCACGCTGACGATCGCGGGCGAGGGCACCCAGCTGGAGTGGCTCAAGGAGCAGGCGCGCAAGCACAAGGTCTTCAAGGCGACGAAGTTCGTCGGGCACCTCGACCACGAGCAGTTGGTGCAGCTGCTGCACACCGCCGACGTGGCGGTGCTGCCGAGCCACTACGAGCCGTTCGGGATCGTCGCGCTGGAGGCCGCCGCGACCGGGATCCCGCTGGTGACGTCGAACGTCGGCGGGCTCGGCGAAGCGGTGATCGACGGTGAGACAGGGGTGTCGTACCCGCCGCGAGACGTGGCGGCGCTGGCGGCGGCGGTGCGCTCAGTGCTCGACGATCCCGATGCCGCGCAGCGGCGGGCGGTCGCCGCGCGGGAGCGGCTGGGGTCGGATTTCGAGTGGCACTCCATCGCCGACGAGACCGCGCAGGTTTATCTGGCGTCCAAACGCCGCGAGCGCGAGCCGCACCGGCGCCGCCCGATCGTCGAGCACGCCCTCCCAGGGCGGTAG
- a CDS encoding restriction endonuclease subunit S: MGEWREATVAELGTIFDGPHATPTRRSSGAYFLNISSLKNGRLDLSESDHVSDEDFQKWTRRVTPTAGDLLFSYETRLGEAALMPAGVKACLGRRMALLRPDRSRFDPRFLLYLYLGPAFQEMIAERSIHGATVSRIPLASMPEWPVFVPDLQEQCAIADVLGALDDKIAANERLVDLVDQYLATVFARLAANSPTAVLAMIADVNRAVVKPSPGGVLRYVDISAVAQGKYEFPEPITWESAPGRARRALAYGDTVWSTVRPNRRSHALVLDSDPALVASTGLAVLTPHAGRIAGLYEATRRSEFTHYLESVAEGSAYPAVNADRFRDAPIPALSEEAWNEFEQEALPLRQRAHAAAVETRALRRTRDELLPLLMSGRITISAAGRTAGEVT, encoded by the coding sequence GTGGGTGAGTGGAGGGAGGCAACAGTCGCGGAATTGGGGACGATTTTTGACGGCCCGCATGCGACGCCAACGCGAAGGAGCAGCGGGGCGTACTTTCTAAATATATCTAGCTTGAAAAACGGTCGACTAGACCTTTCGGAGTCAGATCACGTCTCAGATGAAGACTTTCAGAAGTGGACACGTCGGGTCACGCCGACCGCAGGTGACTTACTCTTCTCCTATGAGACGCGATTAGGTGAGGCCGCGTTAATGCCGGCCGGGGTCAAGGCGTGTCTAGGTCGCCGAATGGCTCTCTTGCGGCCAGATCGATCGAGATTCGACCCGAGATTCCTGCTCTATTTGTATCTGGGGCCCGCATTTCAGGAGATGATTGCAGAGAGGTCGATCCATGGCGCTACGGTGTCTCGGATCCCGCTCGCCTCGATGCCTGAGTGGCCAGTATTCGTTCCAGACCTTCAGGAACAGTGTGCAATTGCTGACGTACTCGGCGCACTCGACGACAAGATCGCAGCGAATGAGCGACTTGTTGATCTTGTGGATCAGTATCTGGCAACAGTATTCGCAAGGCTCGCAGCCAATTCACCCACTGCTGTGCTAGCCATGATCGCTGATGTTAATCGCGCCGTCGTGAAGCCCTCGCCCGGAGGGGTATTGCGATACGTGGATATTTCCGCAGTAGCACAGGGTAAGTACGAGTTTCCCGAACCAATCACCTGGGAGTCTGCGCCGGGTAGGGCACGTAGGGCGCTTGCGTATGGTGACACGGTTTGGTCCACCGTGCGCCCGAATCGGCGATCACACGCCCTTGTTCTAGATAGCGACCCCGCGCTTGTCGCCTCAACCGGGCTCGCTGTTCTGACACCGCACGCTGGGCGAATCGCAGGTCTCTACGAGGCGACTCGCAGGAGCGAGTTCACGCATTATCTGGAATCGGTGGCTGAGGGAAGCGCCTACCCTGCTGTAAATGCAGACCGCTTTCGTGACGCTCCGATCCCTGCACTTTCCGAGGAAGCGTGGAACGAATTCGAGCAGGAAGCACTGCCACTTCGGCAACGGGCACACGCCGCGGCGGTCGAGACCCGTGCTCTCAGGAGAACCCGCGATGAACTGCTACCCCTGCTGATGTCCGGAAGAATTACGATCAGCGCTGCAGGGCGCACTGCCGGAGAAGTGACTTAG
- a CDS encoding 5'-nucleotidase, which yields MPYGLDDKLVVGVASSALFDLAESDAYFREHGEAKYRIYQDERIEATLEPGVAFPFIQRLLNLNDLRPGNPLVEVIIMSRNDPMTGLRAMRSVRAHGLPITRSVFTQGRAPYDYIDAFEMSLFLTANREDVDAAIKRGLPAGHVLPSTATYDDADPSLRVAFDFDGVLASDEAERVYREDGIEKYKDHEDAHSHIPLAPGLLQPLLADLNRIQSLEDERRASDPTYSPRLRISLITARDAPSHERAVHSMREWGVNVNDAFFLGGIEKSKVLMVLRPHIFFEDQQQHLEPALDHIAGVHIPYGVANTSNSTDAPEALDVAFPPSNASEVTSCGEEPSHTEATDADR from the coding sequence ATGCCCTACGGACTGGATGACAAGTTGGTTGTGGGTGTCGCGTCAAGTGCTCTGTTCGACTTGGCTGAGTCGGACGCATATTTCCGCGAGCACGGTGAGGCGAAGTACCGGATCTATCAGGACGAGCGAATTGAGGCGACACTTGAACCGGGAGTTGCCTTTCCGTTCATCCAGCGGCTTTTAAATCTCAATGACTTGCGGCCTGGCAACCCGTTGGTCGAAGTCATCATCATGTCGCGCAACGACCCGATGACTGGATTGCGTGCGATGCGGTCGGTGAGGGCACACGGGTTGCCTATCACTCGTTCGGTCTTTACTCAGGGACGGGCGCCGTACGACTACATCGACGCATTCGAGATGTCGCTCTTCCTTACAGCCAACCGTGAGGATGTTGATGCTGCAATCAAGCGGGGCCTGCCAGCAGGGCACGTCCTCCCCTCGACCGCGACGTACGACGATGCAGATCCGTCGCTCCGGGTCGCCTTCGACTTTGACGGAGTGTTGGCGAGCGATGAAGCGGAGCGCGTGTACCGCGAAGACGGGATTGAGAAGTACAAGGACCATGAGGACGCTCACAGTCACATTCCGCTCGCACCAGGCCTGCTGCAGCCACTTCTCGCCGACCTAAACCGAATCCAATCTCTGGAAGACGAGCGCAGGGCCAGCGACCCAACGTACTCACCTCGGCTGCGCATCTCTCTGATCACTGCCAGAGACGCTCCATCCCACGAGCGTGCGGTGCACTCAATGCGCGAATGGGGGGTGAACGTCAACGATGCCTTCTTCCTCGGGGGCATCGAAAAGTCGAAGGTACTCATGGTTCTTCGACCACACATCTTCTTCGAGGATCAACAGCAGCATCTAGAACCTGCGCTTGATCACATCGCTGGTGTGCACATCCCGTACGGCGTCGCGAACACGAGTAACTCGACTGATGCCCCTGAAGCACTCGATGTCGCGTTCCCACCATCGAATGCCTCAGAAGTGACTTCCTGCGGCGAGGAACCATCGCACACGGAGGCCACAGATGCCGACAGATGA
- a CDS encoding PDDEXK nuclease domain-containing protein: protein MPTDDAARSGVAVPDWYPTFLTAVAECIDAGRRRAVAAANTELVLTYWAVGREILARQDAEGWGTRVIDRLSTDLRERFPDARGFSARNLKYMRAFAAAWPDPEIVQRTVAQLPWRHNIALLDKLNTADLREWYAQTAIEQGWSRDILVHHIEGRFHERAGKAITNFARTLPPADSDLAQQATRDPYLFDFVGTADIRRERDLELALTDHVEKFLLELGQGFAFVGRQVHLEIGDADFYTDLLFYHLRLRCFVVIELKVGDFDPSYLGQLGTYMAAADDLLRHPDDNPTIGLLLCKTKNNVVAEYALRGYTAPIGVAEWKTVITESLPADLESSLPTIAELEAELTHAPGPPEGEQ from the coding sequence ATGCCGACAGATGATGCGGCCCGCAGCGGTGTTGCGGTCCCCGACTGGTACCCAACGTTCCTCACTGCCGTCGCCGAGTGCATCGACGCTGGCCGCCGCCGCGCCGTCGCCGCCGCCAACACCGAACTCGTGCTCACCTACTGGGCGGTGGGCCGCGAGATCCTTGCTCGCCAGGACGCCGAGGGCTGGGGAACTCGCGTCATCGACCGGTTGTCCACCGACCTGCGTGAGCGCTTCCCGGACGCCAGGGGCTTCTCGGCGCGCAACCTCAAGTACATGCGTGCCTTCGCCGCAGCCTGGCCGGACCCCGAAATAGTGCAACGCACCGTTGCACAATTGCCATGGCGGCACAACATCGCCCTGCTGGACAAGCTGAACACCGCTGACCTGCGCGAATGGTACGCACAGACGGCCATCGAGCAGGGCTGGAGCCGCGACATCCTGGTCCACCACATCGAGGGCCGCTTCCACGAGCGGGCCGGCAAGGCCATCACCAACTTCGCCCGCACCCTGCCACCCGCGGACTCCGACCTCGCCCAACAAGCCACCCGCGACCCATACCTGTTCGACTTCGTCGGTACCGCCGACATCCGCCGCGAGCGTGACCTCGAACTCGCCCTGACTGACCATGTCGAGAAATTCCTCCTCGAACTCGGACAAGGGTTCGCCTTCGTCGGCCGCCAGGTGCACCTGGAGATCGGCGACGCCGACTTTTACACCGACCTGCTCTTCTACCATCTGCGGCTGCGGTGTTTCGTCGTCATCGAACTGAAGGTCGGTGACTTCGACCCGAGCTACCTCGGCCAACTCGGCACCTACATGGCCGCCGCCGATGACCTGCTGCGCCACCCGGACGACAACCCGACCATCGGTCTGTTGTTGTGCAAGACGAAGAACAACGTCGTCGCCGAATACGCGCTGCGCGGCTACACCGCCCCGATCGGCGTCGCCGAGTGGAAGACCGTCATCACCGAAAGTCTGCCCGCAGACCTCGAATCCAGCCTGCCGACGATCGCCGAGCTTGAGGCCGAACTCACCCACGCGCCCGGGCCACCAGAGGGGGAGCAATGA
- a CDS encoding acyltransferase, whose protein sequence is MTTMWGAPLHKRWRGSRLRDPRQAKFLTKASLQWVIANRAFTPWYLVRYWRLLKFKLRNPHIITRGMVFLGKGVEIECTPELATMEIGRWVHIGDKNTIRCHEGSLRIGDKVVLGRDNVINTYLDIELGDSVLMADWCYICDFDHKMDDINVPIKDQGIVKGPVRIGPDTWVGAKVTVLRNTTIGRGCVLGSHAVVRGEIPDFSIAVGAPAKVVKNRKVAWETSAAQRAELERALADIERKKAAR, encoded by the coding sequence ATGACGACGATGTGGGGCGCGCCGCTGCACAAGCGGTGGCGGGGATCGCGGCTGCGGGACCCCCGCCAGGCCAAGTTCCTGACCAAGGCATCGCTGCAGTGGGTGATCGCCAACCGCGCCTTCACCCCGTGGTATCTGGTGCGGTACTGGCGGCTGCTGAAGTTCAAACTGCGCAACCCGCACATCATCACCCGCGGCATGGTGTTCCTCGGCAAGGGTGTGGAGATCGAGTGCACCCCCGAGCTGGCGACCATGGAGATCGGCCGCTGGGTGCACATCGGCGACAAGAACACGATCCGCTGCCACGAGGGGTCGCTGCGCATCGGCGACAAGGTGGTGCTGGGCCGCGACAACGTCATCAACACCTACCTCGACATCGAGCTGGGCGATTCGGTGCTGATGGCCGACTGGTGCTACATCTGCGACTTCGACCACAAGATGGACGACATCAACGTCCCGATCAAGGACCAGGGCATCGTCAAGGGCCCGGTGCGGATCGGGCCGGACACCTGGGTCGGTGCGAAGGTGACGGTGCTGCGCAACACGACGATCGGCCGCGGCTGCGTGCTCGGCTCGCACGCGGTGGTGCGCGGGGAGATCCCGGACTTCTCGATCGCGGTCGGTGCCCCGGCGAAGGTCGTCAAGAACCGCAAGGTGGCGTGGGAGACGTCGGCCGCCCAGCGTGCCGAGCTGGAGCGGGCGCTGGCCGACATCGAGCGCAAGAAGGCCGCCCGCTAG
- a CDS encoding type I restriction-modification system subunit M, which yields MPPRRTAKKTEPQAPSTMKELKDTLWKAADKLRGSLSASQYKDVILGLVFLKYVSDAYDERRAAIRTELEADGLDAEQIEELIEDPEEYQGYGVFVVPPAARWKFLAENAKGLPAVGGEPAKNIGQLIDEAMDAVMKANPTLQGTLPRLYNRDNIDQRRLGELIDLFNSARFSRQGDGRARDLMGEVYEYFLANFARAEGKRGGEFFTPPSVVRVLVEVLEPSRGRVYDPCCGSGGMFVQTEKFIYEHDGDPKEIAIYGQESIEETWRMAKMNLAIHGIDNKGLGARWGDTFARDQHPDVQMDYVLANPPFNIKDWARNEEDPRWRFGVPPAKNANYAWIQHILYKLAPGGKAGVVMANGSMSSNSNGEGEIRARIVEADLVSCMLALPTQLFRSTGIPVCVWFFAKDKTAGKQGSIDRSGQVLFIDAREMGYMVDRAERALSDEDIVKIGDTYHAWRGSDSAAAKGIVYEDVPGFCKSATLAEIKAAGYALTPGRYVGAAAVEDDGEPIEEKITRLKTELLAAFEESARLEKVVREQLERISG from the coding sequence ATGCCACCGAGAAGAACCGCGAAGAAGACCGAGCCTCAGGCTCCTTCCACTATGAAGGAGCTCAAGGACACCCTGTGGAAGGCCGCCGACAAGCTGCGCGGGTCACTGTCGGCGAGCCAGTACAAGGACGTGATCTTGGGCCTGGTGTTCCTCAAGTACGTCTCCGACGCCTACGACGAGCGTCGCGCGGCGATCCGGACCGAGCTGGAGGCCGACGGCCTGGACGCCGAGCAGATCGAGGAACTGATCGAGGATCCCGAGGAGTACCAGGGCTACGGTGTGTTCGTCGTGCCGCCCGCTGCGCGGTGGAAGTTCCTGGCCGAGAACGCCAAGGGTCTGCCCGCCGTTGGCGGCGAGCCCGCCAAGAACATCGGTCAGCTGATCGATGAGGCGATGGATGCCGTCATGAAGGCCAACCCGACTCTGCAGGGCACCCTGCCGAGGCTCTACAACAGGGACAACATCGACCAGCGTCGGTTGGGTGAGCTGATCGACCTGTTCAACAGCGCCCGGTTCAGTCGCCAGGGCGACGGCCGCGCACGCGACCTGATGGGTGAGGTCTACGAGTACTTCCTCGCCAACTTCGCCCGCGCGGAGGGCAAACGCGGCGGGGAGTTCTTCACCCCGCCGAGCGTGGTCAGGGTGCTCGTCGAGGTGCTCGAACCCTCACGCGGACGGGTGTATGACCCGTGCTGCGGATCGGGCGGCATGTTCGTGCAGACCGAGAAGTTCATCTACGAGCACGACGGCGACCCGAAGGAGATCGCCATCTACGGTCAGGAGTCCATCGAGGAGACCTGGCGGATGGCCAAGATGAACCTCGCCATCCACGGCATCGACAACAAGGGCCTGGGCGCCCGCTGGGGCGACACCTTCGCCCGCGATCAGCATCCCGACGTCCAGATGGACTACGTGCTGGCCAATCCGCCGTTCAACATCAAGGACTGGGCCCGCAACGAGGAGGATCCGCGCTGGCGCTTCGGCGTGCCGCCGGCCAAGAACGCCAACTACGCCTGGATCCAGCACATCCTGTACAAGCTGGCGCCCGGCGGCAAAGCCGGTGTGGTAATGGCCAACGGGTCGATGTCGTCGAACTCCAACGGAGAAGGAGAGATTCGAGCCCGAATCGTGGAGGCCGACCTGGTGTCCTGCATGCTCGCCCTGCCCACCCAACTGTTCCGCAGCACCGGCATCCCGGTGTGCGTGTGGTTCTTCGCCAAGGACAAGACCGCCGGAAAGCAGGGATCGATCGACCGGTCCGGGCAAGTGCTGTTCATCGACGCCCGCGAGATGGGTTACATGGTCGACCGTGCCGAACGCGCACTGTCGGATGAGGACATCGTCAAGATCGGCGACACCTACCATGCCTGGCGCGGTTCGGACTCGGCCGCGGCCAAGGGCATCGTCTACGAGGATGTCCCCGGTTTCTGCAAGTCGGCGACCCTGGCCGAGATCAAGGCCGCCGGCTACGCGTTGACGCCGGGCCGGTACGTCGGCGCGGCAGCAGTCGAGGACGACGGCGAGCCGATCGAGGAGAAGATCACCCGACTGAAGACGGAATTGCTTGCGGCGTTTGAGGAGTCGGCACGGTTGGAGAAGGTGGTTCGGGAGCAATTGGAGCGGATCAGTGGGTGA